In Ictidomys tridecemlineatus isolate mIctTri1 chromosome 16, mIctTri1.hap1, whole genome shotgun sequence, a single genomic region encodes these proteins:
- the Cand2 gene encoding cullin-associated NEDD8-dissociated protein 2 isoform X1, whose protein sequence is MWPPQFLTWLKAKPSSVNLTLAHRFMATSDLMSELQKDSIQLDEDSERKVVKMLLRLLDDKNGEVQNLAVKCLGPLVGKVKEYQVETIVDALCANLRSDKEQLRDIAGIGLKTVLSELPPAATGSGLATNVCRKITGQLTSAIAQQEDVAVQLEALDILSDMLSRLGAPLGTFHASLLHCLLPQLSSPRLAVRKRAVVALGHLAAACSTDLFVELADHLLDRLPGPRAPASPAAIRTLIQCLGSVGRQAGHRLGAHLDRLVPLVEEFCNLDDDELRESCLQAFEAFLRKCPKEMDPHVANVTSLCLQYLKHDPNYNDHSDEDEEQMETEDSEFSEQESEDEYSDDDDMSWKVRRAAAKCIAALIGSRPDLLPDFLCTLAPALIRRFKEREENVKADVFGAYIVMLRQTRPPKGWLEAVEEPTQTGSNLHMLRGQVPLVIKALQRQLKDRSIRARQGCFSLLTELAGVLPGSLAGYMPVLMSGIVFSIADRSSSSTIRMDALAFLQGLLGTEPAEAFHPHLPTLLPPVMACVADPFYKMAAEALLVLQELVRTLWPLDKPRMLDPEPYVGEMSAATLARLRATDLDQEVKERAISCTGHLVGHLGDRLGDDLEPTLLLLLDRLRNEITRLPAVKALTLVARSPLRLDMQPILAEALPILATFLRKNQRALRLATLAALAALAQSQGLHLPPSAVRAVLAELPALVSESDMHVAQLAVDFLATVTQAQPASVAEVSGPVLAELLRLLRSPLLPAGVLVAAEGFLQALVGTRPPCVDYAELIDLLVAPVYDPEGGGGPALAKQAFHSLARCVAALSSACPQEAAATAHRLVCDARSPHSSTGVKVLAFLSLAEVGQVAGPGPQRELKAVLLDALGSPSEDVRAAASYALGRVGAGNLPDFLPFLLAQVAAEPRRQYLLLHSLREALGAAQPDALKPYAEDVWALLFQRCPDADEGTRGLLAECVGRLVLVNPPFLLPRFRKQLAAGQPHTRSMVITAVKFLISDQPHPIDPLLKSYIGEFMESLRDPDLNVRRATLTFFNSAVHNKPSLVRDLLQDILPLLYQETKIRRDLIREVEMGPFMHTVDDGLDVRKAAFECMYSLLESCLGQLDICEFLNHVEDGLKDHYDIRMLTFIMLARLAALCPVPVLQRVDRLIEPLRATCTAKVKAGSVKQEFEKQDELKRSAMRAVAALLTIPEAGKSPSMADFSAQIRTNPELTILFESIQKDSTSAPSTDSMELS, encoded by the exons ATGTGGCCACCTCAGTTTTTGACCTGGCTCAAAGCCAAACCCTCCTCCGTCAACCTTACCTTGGCCCACAG GTTCATGGCCACCAGCGACCTGATGTccgagctgcagaaggactccaTCCAGCTGGACGAGGACAGCGAGCGCAAGGTGGTCAAGATGCTCCTTCGGCTCCTGGATGACAAGAATGGGGAGGTGCAGAACCTGGCGGTCAAGTG CCTGGGTCCCCTGGTGGGCAAAGTGAAGGAGTACCAGGTGGAGACCATTGTGGATGCCCTGTGTGCCAACCTGCGGTCAGACAAGGAACAGCTCCGAGACATCGCCGGCATCGGCCTCAAGACGGTCCTCTCAGAGCTGCCCCCCGCGGCCACAG GCTCTGGGCTGGCCACCAACGTGTGCCGGAAGATCACGGGCCAGCTCACCAGCGCCATCGCCCAGCAGGAAGACGTGGCTGTGCAGCTGGAGGCCCTAGACATCCTGTCTGACATGCTGAGCAG GCTGGGCGCGCCGCTGGGCACCTTCCACGCCAGCCTGCTGCACTGTCTGCTGCCCCAGCTGAGCAGCCCGCGCCTGGCCGTGCGCAAACGGGCCGTCGTGGCTCTCGGCCACCTGGCGGCGGCCTGCAGCACCGACCTCTTCGTGGAGCTCGCCGATCACCTGCTGGACCGGCTGCCCGGCCCGCGCGCCCCCGCCAGCCCAGCCGCCATCCGCACTCTGATCCAGTGTTTGGGCAGCGTCGGTCGCCAGGCCGGCCACCGCCTCG GGGCCCACCTGGACCGCCTGGTGCCCCTGGTGGAGGAGTTTTGCAACCTGGATGACGATGAACTCCGGGAGTCCTGCCTCCAAGCCTTCGAGGCCTTCTTGAGGAA GTGTCCCAAGGAGATGGACCCTCATGTGGCCAACGTGACCAGCCTCTGCCTCCAGTACCTCAAGCACGATCCCAACTACAACGACCACAGCGACGAGGACGAGGAGCAGATGGAGACCGAGGACAGCGAGTTCAGTGAACAAG AGAGCGAGGACGAGTACAGTGACGACGATGACATGAGTTGGAAAGTGCGCCGGGCGGCGGCCAAGTGCATCGCGGCCCTGATTGGCTCCAGGCCCGACCTGCTGCCCGATTTCCTCTGCACCCTGGCGCCCGCCCTCATCCGCCGCTTCAAGGAGCGGGAGGAGAACGTCAAGGCCGATGTCTTCGGGGCCTATATCGTGATGCTGCGGCAAACCCGGCCCCCCAAGGGGTGGTTGGAGGCTGTGGAGGAACCCACCCAGACGGGGAGCAACCTGCACATGCTGCGGGGACAG GTGCCCCTGGTCATCAAGGCCCTGCAGCGACAACTGAAGGACCGCAGCATCAGGGCCCGGCAGggctgcttcagccttctgaccGAGCTGGCCGGCGTCCTCCCTGGCAGCCTGGCGGGGTACATGCCGGTACTGATGTCAG GCATCGTCTTCTCCATTGCTGACCGCTCCAGCTCCTCCACCATCCGGATGGACGCCCTGGCCTTCCTGCAGGGGCTGCTGGGTACAGAGCCGGCCGAGGCCTTCCACCCGCACCTGCCCACCCTCCTGCCCCCTGTGATGGCCTGCGTGGCCGACCCTTTCTACAAGATGGCAGCCGAGGCCCTGCTGGTGCTCCAGGAGCTGGTGCGCACCCTGTGGCCCCTGGACAAGCCTCGAATGCTGGACCCGGAGCCCTACGTGGGAGAGATGTCCGCAGCCACCCTGGCACGACTCCGCGCCACCGACCTGGACCAGGAGGTCAAGGAAAGGGCCATCTCTTGCACGGGCCACCTGGTGGGCCACCTAGGTGACCGTCTTGGGGATGACCTGGAGCCCACCCTGTTGCTCCTCCTGGACCGCCTGCGCAACGAGATCACCCGGCTGCCCGCTGTCAAGGCTCTGACCCTGGTGGCCAGGTCCCCACTGCGCCTCGACATGCAACCCATCCTGGCCGAGGCGCTGCCCATTCTGGCCACCTTCCTGCGCAAGAACCAGCGGGCACTGCGGCTGGCCACCCTGGCCGCCCTGGCCGCCCTGGCGCAGAGTCAAGGACTCCACCTCCCGCCCTCTGCCGTGCGCGCGGTGCTGGCCGAGCTGCCCGCGCTGGTCAGCGAGAGTGACATGCACGTGGCCCAGCTGGCCGTGGACTTCCTGGCCACGGTGACCCAGGCCCAGCCGGCCTCTGTGGCCGAGGTCAGCGGCCCGGTGCTGGCGGAGCTGCTGCGGCTCCTGCGATCGCCTCTGCTGCCCGCGGGGGTGCTGGTGGCCGCCGAGGGCTTCCTGCAGGCCCTGGTGGGGACGCGGCCACCCTGCGTGGACTACGCAGAGCTCATCGACCTGCTCGTCGCGCCCGTTTATGACCCGGAGGGTGGTGGCGGGCCAGCGCTGGCCAAGCAGGCCTTCCACTCCCTGGCGCGCTGCGTGGCCGCCCTGTCCAGCGCGTGTCCCCAAGAGGCGGCGGCCACCGCCCATCGCCTGGTGTGCGACGCCCGATCGCCGCACTCGAGCACCGGGGTCAAGGTGCTGGCCTTCCTGTCGCTGGCAGAAGTGGGCCAGGTGGCCGGGCCGGGTCCCCAGCGGGAGCTGAAGGCGGTGCTGCTGGACGCGCTGGGGTCCCCCAGCGAGGACGTGAGGGCGGCCGCGTCGTACGCGCTGGGCCGAGTGGGCGCGGGCAACCTGCCCGACTTCCTGCCCTTCCTGCTGGCGCAGGTCGCCGCCGAGCCCCGGCGACAGTACCTGCTGCTGCACTCGCTGCGGGAGGCCCTGGGCGCCGCGCAGCCCGACGCCCTGAAGCCCTACGCCGAGGACGTGTGGGCGCTGCTCTTCCAGCGCTGCCCCGACGCCGACGAGGGCACCCGCGGGCTGCTGGCCGAGTGCGTGGGCAGGCTGGTCCTCGTCAACCCCCCGTTCCTGCTGCCCCGCTTCCGCAAGCAGCTGGCTGCAG GTCAGCCACACACCCGAAGCATGGTCATCACCGCGGTCAAGTTCCTCATCTCAGACCAGCCCCACCCCATCGACCCCCTCCTGAAGAGCTACATTG GAGAGTTCATGGAGAGCCTGCGGGACCCGGATCTGAACGTCCGCAGGGCCACCCTGACCTTCTTCAACTCGGCCGTGCACAACAAGCCCTCGCTGGTGCGGGACCTGCTGCAGGACATCCTGCCCCTGCTCTACCAGGAGACCAAGATCCGCCGGGACCTGATCCGAGAG GTGGAGATGGGGCCCTTTATGCACACGGTGGACGACGGGCTGGACGTGCGGAAGGCGGCCTTCGAGTGCATGTACTCTCTGCTCGAGAGCTGCCTGGGCCAGCTGGACATCTGTGAGTTCCTGAACCACGTGGAGGACGGGCTGAAGGACCACTATGACATCCGG ATGCTGACCTTCATCATGCTAGCACGGCTGGCCGCCCTGTGTCCTGTGCCTGTCCTGCAGAGGGTGGACCGGCTCATTGAGCCACTGAGAGCCACCTGTACCGCCAAG GTCAAAGCCGGCTCAGTGAAGCAGGAGTTTGAGAAGCAGGACGAGCTGAAGCGCTCCGCCATGAGGGCCGTGGCCGCCCTGCTGACCATCCCCGAGGCGGGGAAGAGCCCCAGCATGGCCGACTTCTCAGCCCAGATCCGAACCAACCCCGAGCTCACCATCCTCTTCGAGAGCATCCAGAAGGATTCCACCTCAGCCCCCAGCACGGACTCGATGGAGCTCAGCTAG
- the Cand2 gene encoding cullin-associated NEDD8-dissociated protein 2 isoform X2, with amino-acid sequence MSTAAFHISSLLEKMTSSDKDFRFMATSDLMSELQKDSIQLDEDSERKVVKMLLRLLDDKNGEVQNLAVKCLGPLVGKVKEYQVETIVDALCANLRSDKEQLRDIAGIGLKTVLSELPPAATGSGLATNVCRKITGQLTSAIAQQEDVAVQLEALDILSDMLSRLGAPLGTFHASLLHCLLPQLSSPRLAVRKRAVVALGHLAAACSTDLFVELADHLLDRLPGPRAPASPAAIRTLIQCLGSVGRQAGHRLGAHLDRLVPLVEEFCNLDDDELRESCLQAFEAFLRKCPKEMDPHVANVTSLCLQYLKHDPNYNDHSDEDEEQMETEDSEFSEQESEDEYSDDDDMSWKVRRAAAKCIAALIGSRPDLLPDFLCTLAPALIRRFKEREENVKADVFGAYIVMLRQTRPPKGWLEAVEEPTQTGSNLHMLRGQVPLVIKALQRQLKDRSIRARQGCFSLLTELAGVLPGSLAGYMPVLMSGIVFSIADRSSSSTIRMDALAFLQGLLGTEPAEAFHPHLPTLLPPVMACVADPFYKMAAEALLVLQELVRTLWPLDKPRMLDPEPYVGEMSAATLARLRATDLDQEVKERAISCTGHLVGHLGDRLGDDLEPTLLLLLDRLRNEITRLPAVKALTLVARSPLRLDMQPILAEALPILATFLRKNQRALRLATLAALAALAQSQGLHLPPSAVRAVLAELPALVSESDMHVAQLAVDFLATVTQAQPASVAEVSGPVLAELLRLLRSPLLPAGVLVAAEGFLQALVGTRPPCVDYAELIDLLVAPVYDPEGGGGPALAKQAFHSLARCVAALSSACPQEAAATAHRLVCDARSPHSSTGVKVLAFLSLAEVGQVAGPGPQRELKAVLLDALGSPSEDVRAAASYALGRVGAGNLPDFLPFLLAQVAAEPRRQYLLLHSLREALGAAQPDALKPYAEDVWALLFQRCPDADEGTRGLLAECVGRLVLVNPPFLLPRFRKQLAAGQPHTRSMVITAVKFLISDQPHPIDPLLKSYIGEFMESLRDPDLNVRRATLTFFNSAVHNKPSLVRDLLQDILPLLYQETKIRRDLIREVEMGPFMHTVDDGLDVRKAAFECMYSLLESCLGQLDICEFLNHVEDGLKDHYDIRMLTFIMLARLAALCPVPVLQRVDRLIEPLRATCTAKVKAGSVKQEFEKQDELKRSAMRAVAALLTIPEAGKSPSMADFSAQIRTNPELTILFESIQKDSTSAPSTDSMELS; translated from the exons GTTCATGGCCACCAGCGACCTGATGTccgagctgcagaaggactccaTCCAGCTGGACGAGGACAGCGAGCGCAAGGTGGTCAAGATGCTCCTTCGGCTCCTGGATGACAAGAATGGGGAGGTGCAGAACCTGGCGGTCAAGTG CCTGGGTCCCCTGGTGGGCAAAGTGAAGGAGTACCAGGTGGAGACCATTGTGGATGCCCTGTGTGCCAACCTGCGGTCAGACAAGGAACAGCTCCGAGACATCGCCGGCATCGGCCTCAAGACGGTCCTCTCAGAGCTGCCCCCCGCGGCCACAG GCTCTGGGCTGGCCACCAACGTGTGCCGGAAGATCACGGGCCAGCTCACCAGCGCCATCGCCCAGCAGGAAGACGTGGCTGTGCAGCTGGAGGCCCTAGACATCCTGTCTGACATGCTGAGCAG GCTGGGCGCGCCGCTGGGCACCTTCCACGCCAGCCTGCTGCACTGTCTGCTGCCCCAGCTGAGCAGCCCGCGCCTGGCCGTGCGCAAACGGGCCGTCGTGGCTCTCGGCCACCTGGCGGCGGCCTGCAGCACCGACCTCTTCGTGGAGCTCGCCGATCACCTGCTGGACCGGCTGCCCGGCCCGCGCGCCCCCGCCAGCCCAGCCGCCATCCGCACTCTGATCCAGTGTTTGGGCAGCGTCGGTCGCCAGGCCGGCCACCGCCTCG GGGCCCACCTGGACCGCCTGGTGCCCCTGGTGGAGGAGTTTTGCAACCTGGATGACGATGAACTCCGGGAGTCCTGCCTCCAAGCCTTCGAGGCCTTCTTGAGGAA GTGTCCCAAGGAGATGGACCCTCATGTGGCCAACGTGACCAGCCTCTGCCTCCAGTACCTCAAGCACGATCCCAACTACAACGACCACAGCGACGAGGACGAGGAGCAGATGGAGACCGAGGACAGCGAGTTCAGTGAACAAG AGAGCGAGGACGAGTACAGTGACGACGATGACATGAGTTGGAAAGTGCGCCGGGCGGCGGCCAAGTGCATCGCGGCCCTGATTGGCTCCAGGCCCGACCTGCTGCCCGATTTCCTCTGCACCCTGGCGCCCGCCCTCATCCGCCGCTTCAAGGAGCGGGAGGAGAACGTCAAGGCCGATGTCTTCGGGGCCTATATCGTGATGCTGCGGCAAACCCGGCCCCCCAAGGGGTGGTTGGAGGCTGTGGAGGAACCCACCCAGACGGGGAGCAACCTGCACATGCTGCGGGGACAG GTGCCCCTGGTCATCAAGGCCCTGCAGCGACAACTGAAGGACCGCAGCATCAGGGCCCGGCAGggctgcttcagccttctgaccGAGCTGGCCGGCGTCCTCCCTGGCAGCCTGGCGGGGTACATGCCGGTACTGATGTCAG GCATCGTCTTCTCCATTGCTGACCGCTCCAGCTCCTCCACCATCCGGATGGACGCCCTGGCCTTCCTGCAGGGGCTGCTGGGTACAGAGCCGGCCGAGGCCTTCCACCCGCACCTGCCCACCCTCCTGCCCCCTGTGATGGCCTGCGTGGCCGACCCTTTCTACAAGATGGCAGCCGAGGCCCTGCTGGTGCTCCAGGAGCTGGTGCGCACCCTGTGGCCCCTGGACAAGCCTCGAATGCTGGACCCGGAGCCCTACGTGGGAGAGATGTCCGCAGCCACCCTGGCACGACTCCGCGCCACCGACCTGGACCAGGAGGTCAAGGAAAGGGCCATCTCTTGCACGGGCCACCTGGTGGGCCACCTAGGTGACCGTCTTGGGGATGACCTGGAGCCCACCCTGTTGCTCCTCCTGGACCGCCTGCGCAACGAGATCACCCGGCTGCCCGCTGTCAAGGCTCTGACCCTGGTGGCCAGGTCCCCACTGCGCCTCGACATGCAACCCATCCTGGCCGAGGCGCTGCCCATTCTGGCCACCTTCCTGCGCAAGAACCAGCGGGCACTGCGGCTGGCCACCCTGGCCGCCCTGGCCGCCCTGGCGCAGAGTCAAGGACTCCACCTCCCGCCCTCTGCCGTGCGCGCGGTGCTGGCCGAGCTGCCCGCGCTGGTCAGCGAGAGTGACATGCACGTGGCCCAGCTGGCCGTGGACTTCCTGGCCACGGTGACCCAGGCCCAGCCGGCCTCTGTGGCCGAGGTCAGCGGCCCGGTGCTGGCGGAGCTGCTGCGGCTCCTGCGATCGCCTCTGCTGCCCGCGGGGGTGCTGGTGGCCGCCGAGGGCTTCCTGCAGGCCCTGGTGGGGACGCGGCCACCCTGCGTGGACTACGCAGAGCTCATCGACCTGCTCGTCGCGCCCGTTTATGACCCGGAGGGTGGTGGCGGGCCAGCGCTGGCCAAGCAGGCCTTCCACTCCCTGGCGCGCTGCGTGGCCGCCCTGTCCAGCGCGTGTCCCCAAGAGGCGGCGGCCACCGCCCATCGCCTGGTGTGCGACGCCCGATCGCCGCACTCGAGCACCGGGGTCAAGGTGCTGGCCTTCCTGTCGCTGGCAGAAGTGGGCCAGGTGGCCGGGCCGGGTCCCCAGCGGGAGCTGAAGGCGGTGCTGCTGGACGCGCTGGGGTCCCCCAGCGAGGACGTGAGGGCGGCCGCGTCGTACGCGCTGGGCCGAGTGGGCGCGGGCAACCTGCCCGACTTCCTGCCCTTCCTGCTGGCGCAGGTCGCCGCCGAGCCCCGGCGACAGTACCTGCTGCTGCACTCGCTGCGGGAGGCCCTGGGCGCCGCGCAGCCCGACGCCCTGAAGCCCTACGCCGAGGACGTGTGGGCGCTGCTCTTCCAGCGCTGCCCCGACGCCGACGAGGGCACCCGCGGGCTGCTGGCCGAGTGCGTGGGCAGGCTGGTCCTCGTCAACCCCCCGTTCCTGCTGCCCCGCTTCCGCAAGCAGCTGGCTGCAG GTCAGCCACACACCCGAAGCATGGTCATCACCGCGGTCAAGTTCCTCATCTCAGACCAGCCCCACCCCATCGACCCCCTCCTGAAGAGCTACATTG GAGAGTTCATGGAGAGCCTGCGGGACCCGGATCTGAACGTCCGCAGGGCCACCCTGACCTTCTTCAACTCGGCCGTGCACAACAAGCCCTCGCTGGTGCGGGACCTGCTGCAGGACATCCTGCCCCTGCTCTACCAGGAGACCAAGATCCGCCGGGACCTGATCCGAGAG GTGGAGATGGGGCCCTTTATGCACACGGTGGACGACGGGCTGGACGTGCGGAAGGCGGCCTTCGAGTGCATGTACTCTCTGCTCGAGAGCTGCCTGGGCCAGCTGGACATCTGTGAGTTCCTGAACCACGTGGAGGACGGGCTGAAGGACCACTATGACATCCGG ATGCTGACCTTCATCATGCTAGCACGGCTGGCCGCCCTGTGTCCTGTGCCTGTCCTGCAGAGGGTGGACCGGCTCATTGAGCCACTGAGAGCCACCTGTACCGCCAAG GTCAAAGCCGGCTCAGTGAAGCAGGAGTTTGAGAAGCAGGACGAGCTGAAGCGCTCCGCCATGAGGGCCGTGGCCGCCCTGCTGACCATCCCCGAGGCGGGGAAGAGCCCCAGCATGGCCGACTTCTCAGCCCAGATCCGAACCAACCCCGAGCTCACCATCCTCTTCGAGAGCATCCAGAAGGATTCCACCTCAGCCCCCAGCACGGACTCGATGGAGCTCAGCTAG